One region of Quercus lobata isolate SW786 chromosome 2, ValleyOak3.0 Primary Assembly, whole genome shotgun sequence genomic DNA includes:
- the LOC115973880 gene encoding thylakoid lumenal 29 kDa protein, chloroplastic-like isoform X1 encodes MGVSFLSTISPLLPPVPVPFLTTTTTNRFPSYAKYQVTVRCNKMEIDATAEDEDRICRRDILKCAGVTIGMELMASSGLFVEKASAADLIQRRQRSEFLSNLKGTLFTAINGNVELIPSLLTLALNDAMTYDKATKSGGANGSIRFSSELSRPENKGISAALNLLDEAKKEIDSYSKGGPISYADLIQYAAQGVLKSTFLASAIRKCGGNEEKGRLVYTAYGSSGQWGLFDKQFGRADTQEPDPEGRVPLWVNASVKEMKDKFIAIGFGPRQLAVMSAFLGPDQAATEALLATDPDVSRWVQKYQRSQETVSETDYEVDLITTLTKLSSLGQQINYEAYTYPVQRVDLSKLKL; translated from the exons ATGGGGGTCTCATTTCTCTCAACTATCTCACCTTTGCTTCCACCTGTTCCTGTCCCATTTCTCACCACAACTACAACCAACAGATTCCCATCTTATGCA AAATATCAGGTTACAGTTCGTTGTAATAAAATGGAAATTGATGCTACTGCTGAGGATGAGGATCGGATTTGTCGAAGGGACATTCTTAAATGTGCTGGTGTTACCATTGGCATG GAACTAATGGCAAGCTCAGGATTGTTTGTTGAAAAAGCTAGTGCCGCTGATTTGATACAACGGAGACAGCGCTCTGAATTTCTTT CAAATCTCAAGGGGACACTTTTTACGGCTATAAAT GGAAATGTTGAGCTTATTCCATCATTATTAACTTTGGCACTGAATGATGCAATGACTTATGATAAG GCTACAAAATCTGGGGGTGCAAATGGATCCATACGCTTCAG TTCAGAGTTAAGTAGGCCTGAAAACAAGGGGATTTCTGCTGCTTTGAATTTGTTAGATGAAGCAAAGAAAGAGATAGATTCATATTCCAAGGGTggacccatttcctatgccgaTCTCATCCAATATGCAG CACAAGGTGTCCTCAAGTCCACATTTCTAGCTTCTGCCATTCGTAAATGTGGTGGGAATGAGGAGAAAGGGAGATTGGTATACACTGCATATGGTTCAAGTGGGCAG TGGGGCTTGTTTGACAAGCAATTTGGAAGGGCAGACACCCAAGAACCAGATCCAGAAGGTAGGGTTCCCCTATGGGTGAACGCAAGTGTGAAGGAAATGAAAGACAAGTTCATAGCTATTGGCTTTGGTCCTCGCCAG CTAGCTGTGATGTCGGCATTCCTGGGTCCAGATCAGGCTGCCACTGAGGCATTATTGGCCACCGATCCAGATGTTTCTCGATGGGTTCAGAAATATCAACGTAGTCAAGAAACAGTATCTGAGACCGATTATGAG GTTGATCTGATCACCACTCTCACAAAATTAAGTAGCTTGGGTCAGCAAATCAACTACGAGGCATATACTTATCCTGTTCAAAGAGTTGATTTGAGCAAACTCAAATTATAG
- the LOC115973880 gene encoding thylakoid lumenal 29 kDa protein, chloroplastic-like isoform X2: MGVSFLSTISPLLPPVPVPFLTTTTTNRFPSYAVTVRCNKMEIDATAEDEDRICRRDILKCAGVTIGMELMASSGLFVEKASAADLIQRRQRSEFLSNLKGTLFTAINGNVELIPSLLTLALNDAMTYDKATKSGGANGSIRFSSELSRPENKGISAALNLLDEAKKEIDSYSKGGPISYADLIQYAAQGVLKSTFLASAIRKCGGNEEKGRLVYTAYGSSGQWGLFDKQFGRADTQEPDPEGRVPLWVNASVKEMKDKFIAIGFGPRQLAVMSAFLGPDQAATEALLATDPDVSRWVQKYQRSQETVSETDYEVDLITTLTKLSSLGQQINYEAYTYPVQRVDLSKLKL; this comes from the exons ATGGGGGTCTCATTTCTCTCAACTATCTCACCTTTGCTTCCACCTGTTCCTGTCCCATTTCTCACCACAACTACAACCAACAGATTCCCATCTTATGCA GTTACAGTTCGTTGTAATAAAATGGAAATTGATGCTACTGCTGAGGATGAGGATCGGATTTGTCGAAGGGACATTCTTAAATGTGCTGGTGTTACCATTGGCATG GAACTAATGGCAAGCTCAGGATTGTTTGTTGAAAAAGCTAGTGCCGCTGATTTGATACAACGGAGACAGCGCTCTGAATTTCTTT CAAATCTCAAGGGGACACTTTTTACGGCTATAAAT GGAAATGTTGAGCTTATTCCATCATTATTAACTTTGGCACTGAATGATGCAATGACTTATGATAAG GCTACAAAATCTGGGGGTGCAAATGGATCCATACGCTTCAG TTCAGAGTTAAGTAGGCCTGAAAACAAGGGGATTTCTGCTGCTTTGAATTTGTTAGATGAAGCAAAGAAAGAGATAGATTCATATTCCAAGGGTggacccatttcctatgccgaTCTCATCCAATATGCAG CACAAGGTGTCCTCAAGTCCACATTTCTAGCTTCTGCCATTCGTAAATGTGGTGGGAATGAGGAGAAAGGGAGATTGGTATACACTGCATATGGTTCAAGTGGGCAG TGGGGCTTGTTTGACAAGCAATTTGGAAGGGCAGACACCCAAGAACCAGATCCAGAAGGTAGGGTTCCCCTATGGGTGAACGCAAGTGTGAAGGAAATGAAAGACAAGTTCATAGCTATTGGCTTTGGTCCTCGCCAG CTAGCTGTGATGTCGGCATTCCTGGGTCCAGATCAGGCTGCCACTGAGGCATTATTGGCCACCGATCCAGATGTTTCTCGATGGGTTCAGAAATATCAACGTAGTCAAGAAACAGTATCTGAGACCGATTATGAG GTTGATCTGATCACCACTCTCACAAAATTAAGTAGCTTGGGTCAGCAAATCAACTACGAGGCATATACTTATCCTGTTCAAAGAGTTGATTTGAGCAAACTCAAATTATAG